The genomic region TGTCCCTTTGGCGGTCTTTCATTTCATACTGAGAAGCATGTGATGATAAAGTGTGACCTTTGTGAAGGAGACCCAGCTTGCGTGAAGTACTGCCCTGTTAAAGCTATAGAGTATATAAAAGCTGATAAGATAGGTTTAACCAGGAAGAGAGCTGGGGCTGAGAAACTTTCCAAACTCTTCTCATTAGTTAGCAAGGAGATGAGTTGAATTGTATAAATACGGTGGTTACGCTGGGAAATATATTCGAGTTGACCTATCTTCAGGAAATATCAGAGTTGAGGAGACACCACTTGAACTTGTTCATAAATATCTTGGTGGTTCTGGCATTGGAGCACGTCTCCTCTGGAATGAAGTAAAACCAGGGACAGATCCACTTTCCCCACAGAACAAGATAATCATTGCCACAGGTCCATTGACTGGAACTCTATTCCCTCCGTCCGGACGCTATGCGGTAATATCTCTTTCACCCCTAACTGATCACTGGGGTGAAGCCCATGCTGGAGGTGCTTTTGGTCCTGAACTGAAATATGCTGGCTATGACTACATTATTATAGAGGGAAAAGCGGAAAAACCCGTTTATCTCAATATTGAAGATAACCTGATTGAATTGAGAGATGCCAGCCATTTATGGGGAAAAAACACTATTCATACTACTGACCTTATATGTGAACAGTTAGGTGATATTGATGTTAAAGTAGCTTGTATCGGACCTGCTGGAGAAAATTTGGTAAAGTATGCTTGTATAATTAACGATTACTACAGAGCTGCTGGACGAACTGGAATGGGTGCTGTATTCGGTTCTAAAAAACTCAAAGCAATTGCTGTTAGAGGAAGTGGAGGCTTAAAACCAGCTCTCCCTGAGGAATTCATAAAGTTCTCTCAGGAATGCTTCGAGCGACATTCCAGTGGTGAGTGGGCTGATTATATTAAAAAAACATCCCGCACCTATGGCACAACTGGACTTATGGATGCAATGAATGCTATTGGGAGACTCCCCACCAAAAATCATTATGATGGTTGTTATCCGGAGATAGATAAAGTAGGTAGCGAAGCAATCAGGAAACATTTCCGTGTTGATCACAAGTCTTGCTTTGGCTGTGCTATCCAATGTAAATATATCTCCCGTATTAAAGAAGGAAAATATGC from Actinomycetota bacterium harbors:
- a CDS encoding aldehyde ferredoxin oxidoreductase — translated: MYKYGGYAGKYIRVDLSSGNIRVEETPLELVHKYLGGSGIGARLLWNEVKPGTDPLSPQNKIIIATGPLTGTLFPPSGRYAVISLSPLTDHWGEAHAGGAFGPELKYAGYDYIIIEGKAEKPVYLNIEDNLIELRDASHLWGKNTIHTTDLICEQLGDIDVKVACIGPAGENLVKYACIINDYYRAAGRTGMGAVFGSKKLKAIAVRGSGGLKPALPEEFIKFSQECFERHSSGEWADYIKKTSRTYGTTGLMDAMNAIGRLPTKNHYDGCYPEIDKVGSEAIRKHFRVDHKSCFGCAIQCKYISRIKEGKYA